The following are from one region of the Ancylothrix sp. D3o genome:
- a CDS encoding Arm DNA-binding domain-containing protein → MAGRNRKGSVTVQSFKGVLRLVWSYQGKQRFLYSGLVDTPLNRIVAEGKAKVIEGDLATGNFDPTLAKYKPERQNQISVVELFQKFMDKRARQVYERTMAKYKGLLGLLKSHFGNKAASAIG, encoded by the coding sequence ATGGCAGGACGGAATAGAAAAGGGTCGGTAACAGTCCAAAGTTTTAAGGGAGTTCTGAGGCTGGTGTGGAGTTACCAGGGTAAACAGCGTTTCCTCTATTCTGGACTGGTGGACACCCCACTAAATCGGATAGTGGCTGAGGGAAAGGCCAAAGTGATTGAAGGCGACTTGGCAACCGGCAACTTTGACCCAACCTTGGCCAAATATAAACCCGAAAGACAGAACCAGATTTCTGTAGTTGAGCTTTTCCAAAAGTTTATGGACAAACGGGCGCGACAAGTCTACGAGCGAACAATGGCCAAATATAAGGGACTACTTGGCTTGTTAAAATCGCACTTTGGCAATAAGGCAGCTTCAGCCATTGGGTAA
- the xerC gene encoding tyrosine recombinase XerC, which produces MKVRVPPKQKAKPFTKEEITTIVAAFRSHFPHYGDFVEFLFGTGCRTGEVIGLQWKHFNDDCSVAWIGESLSRGIRKETKTGQARDIPMTPYLQQMLISRRPVEFNPDDLVFPAPQGGAIDDHNFRNRAWKPVLDELRIPYRKPYTTRHTLVSHALEKGMNPVNVAELTGHNVKTLYQHYAGVVNKTKLPDIFADDP; this is translated from the coding sequence GTGAAAGTTCGGGTTCCGCCTAAACAAAAAGCGAAACCTTTTACTAAAGAAGAAATTACTACAATTGTCGCTGCTTTTAGATCCCATTTTCCTCACTACGGTGATTTCGTTGAGTTTCTTTTTGGGACTGGCTGCCGAACTGGCGAGGTAATTGGGCTGCAATGGAAACATTTTAATGATGATTGTTCGGTTGCTTGGATTGGTGAAAGTCTTAGTCGTGGAATTCGTAAAGAAACAAAAACGGGACAAGCTCGTGATATTCCCATGACTCCCTATCTTCAACAAATGTTAATCTCTCGTCGTCCAGTTGAGTTCAATCCTGATGATTTAGTATTTCCTGCTCCTCAAGGCGGTGCAATAGATGACCACAATTTCCGCAATCGTGCGTGGAAACCAGTTTTAGATGAGTTGCGGATTCCTTATAGAAAACCTTATACAACCAGGCATACCTTAGTTAGCCACGCCCTTGAAAAAGGGATGAATCCTGTTAATGTGGCGGAATTAACTGGCCACAATGTGAAAACTTTGTATCAACACTACGCCGGCGTGGTCAACAAAACTAAATTGCCTGATATTTTTGCCGACGACCCTTAA
- a CDS encoding helix-turn-helix domain-containing protein, protein MFVDKRTAAEILSKSPRTLIRYRTQGILIEGIHCAFVGNEWLYNEELLQDLITCNMNPQHPDHQRAIAYYQSQKLGNKLKGRRQKYQAI, encoded by the coding sequence ATGTTTGTTGACAAAAGAACGGCTGCGGAAATTCTATCGAAATCTCCCCGCACTCTCATCAGGTATCGCACACAAGGTATTTTGATAGAAGGAATCCACTGTGCATTTGTGGGAAATGAATGGCTTTATAATGAGGAATTGCTGCAAGATTTAATAACTTGCAACATGAATCCTCAGCACCCAGACCATCAAAGAGCAATCGCGTACTATCAATCTCAGAAACTAGGAAACAAACTTAAGGGTCGTCGGCAAAAATATCAGGCAATTTAG